In Macrobrachium rosenbergii isolate ZJJX-2024 chromosome 47, ASM4041242v1, whole genome shotgun sequence, the following are encoded in one genomic region:
- the Dlic gene encoding cytoplasmic dynein 1 light intermediate chain 2 isoform X5, with product MALNGERSALSGLSDLRKEKAEEKENLWKKILGEVQSSERNKLPSCKSVLVLGENESGKTTLVAKLQGNEDPKKGSGLEYAYIDVRDEYRDDHTRLSVWVLDGDPKHAELLEFAVNANNLEHTLVLLTVSMTTPWAIMDQLHTWATTLQDHIDKLNIDPDKFKEQQDLMTRLWQDYVEPGDELEAGSPMKRSSRNLENDDEPVLPLPDNVLTRNLGLHVIVVVTKTDYMTTLEKDFDYKEEHFDFIQQSIRKFCLQYGAALFYTSVKEDKNCDLLYKYLVHKIYNFPFRTPALVVEKDAVFIPAGWDNDKKIAILYENMHTFSPEDYYTDVVVKPPVVRKAVAREVEVQAEDEQAFLARHQAQLQSGGTGSPSVPAGRQESPLRQSPAVQRTSDRRVSATNSPNPVGSPKKIWRPPSVSVHILCIGLVYVFHSLFFNSWQTGLIHYFR from the exons ATGGCGCTGAATGGGGAAAGGTCAGCCCTTTCAGGGCTTTCCGACCTCAGAAAAGAGAAAGCCGAAGAGAAAGAGAACCTCTG gAAAAAGATCTTAGGAGAGGTTCAGTCAAGTGAGCGCAACAAACTTCCATCGTGCAAATCTGTTCTCGTTTTAG GTGAGAATGAATCTGGGAAAACAACATTGGTTGCTAAACTTCAAGGCAATGAAGATCCAAAAAAGGGCTCTGGTCTCGAGTATGCATATATAGATGTTAGGGATGAATATAGAGACG ACCATACGAGATTAAGTGTCTGGGTTTTGGATGGTGATCCTAAGCACGCAGAGTTATTAGAATTTGCGGTTAATGCTAATAACCTGGAACACACATTAGTTTTATTAACTGTTTCAATGACGACTCCGTGGGCTATTATGGACCAGCTTCACACATGGGCAACTACTTTACAAGACCACATAGACAAGTTAAATATTGATCCTGACAAGTTTAAAGAACAACAAGATTTGA TGACAAGGTTATGGCAAGACTATGTTGAACCTGGAGATGAATTAGAAGCAGGGTCTCCCATGAAACGGTCTTCACGGAATTTGGAAAATGACGACGAACCTGTTTTACCTCTCCCAGATAATGTCTTAACTAGAAATCTTGGCCTTCATGTTATAGTAGTTGTTACAAAG ACCGACTATATGACTACGTTAGAAAAAGATTTTGATTATAAGGAAGAACACTTTGATTTTATTCAACAGTCAATTAGAAAATTCTGCCTTCAGTATGGTGCAGCCCTCTTTTATACATCTGTAAAAGAGGATAAAAACTGCGACCTGTTGTACAAGTATCTAGTCCATAAAATATACAACTTTCCCTTCAGAACTCCAGCACTTGTTGTAGAAAAAGATGCTGTATTCAT tccAGCCGGATGGGATAATGATAAGAAGATCGCCATTCTATACGAAAACATGCACACTTTCAGTCCCGAGGACTACTATACAGATGTAGTGGTTAAACCTCCAGTTGTTAGGAAG gcTGTTGCAAGAGAGGTGGAAGTTCAAGCTGAAGACGAGCAGGCATTTTTAGCCAGGCATCAAGCACAGCTGCAGTCTGGAGGCACTGGCTCGCCGAGTGTTCCAGCTGGTAGACAAGAATCGCCTCTCAGACAATCTCCAGCTGTACAGAGGACTAGTGATAGAAGAGTTTCCGCTACTAATTCTCCCAACCCAGTTGGCTCACCAAAGAAG ATATGGAGGCCGCCATCTGTAAGTGTGCATATACTCTGCATCGGCTTAGTATatgtatttcattcactttttttcaatTCTTGGCAAACTGGCTTGATACACTATTTTCGCTGA